A window of Streptomyces sp. Je 1-332 genomic DNA:
TGGAACTGGCCCAGCGGGTCGGCCTGCTCATCTCGGTGGCGTACGAGAACGGCCACGGCGGGGCCGTGAGTGCCTCGGAGATGGCCGCGCGGGGGGCGGCGTTGCGCCCCGTGGAGCGGACTGCCCGGCGGGCGCAGGTGGCTGCGTACAACGCTTATGTGGAGGAGCGGGAGCGGTAGCCCTGGGGGCGTCTGAGCGGTCGGGGCTTCGCCTTTGGCCGCGAGCGCTCGGTGGCTTGTCGCGCGGTTCCCCGCACCCCTTTGGGGCGCAGTGCGCGGCCCCGGGGCTTTGCCCCGGGGCCGCGGCTTCGGAACTGCGTCAGTGGTTGACGCCGAGGTTGCCGAAGGCCGGGTTGAGGGCACCGATGACGGACACGGTGTTGCCCACGGCGTTCACGGGGATGTGCACCGGCGCCTGGACGAGGTTGCCCGAGCCGACGCCCGGGGACTTCACGGCCTTGCCGTCGGCGTGCGCGCCGCCCGTGGCGGAGGCGAGACCGGCACCGGCGACGACGAGGCCACCCGCCACCATCGTGACAGCAGCGGCCTTCTTCAGGTTCTTCACTTCTGGACCCTCCTAGCGATCGCTGCGGCCAGCCGCCGCAGCACGCACTGGAGAACGGCCGGGCGGCGCGCAGGTTGCGCCATACGAGGGACATCTACACGACGGTATGAATCTCAGTCCGGAACGCGACGGTCCGCATTAGGGGTTGACGAAGTGCGCCGGAACGTAGATCAGCCGGTCACACCATGTCGTACGGCCCACAGGGCGGCCTGCGTGCGGTCGGCGAGGTCCAGCTTCATCAGGATGTTCGACACGTGGGTCTTGACGGTCTTCTCGGAGAGCACGAGGGCGCGCGCGATCTCGCGGTTCGAGCGGCCGTCGGCGATGAGCCCCAGGACCTCGCGCTCCCGCTCGGTGAGCGAACCACCCCTCCCCTGACCGGTGTTGGCCTCCTCCTGGGACAGCAGCGCCCCCGCCACCTCGGGCTGGAGCAGCACATGGCCCGCGTGCACGGAGCGGATGGCACCCGCGAGGGCGTCCGGGTCGACGTCCTTGTAGACATACCCGGCGGCGCCCGCGCGCAGGGCCGGGACGACCGTGCGCTGCTCGGTGAAGCTGGTGACGATGAGCACGCGCGCGGGGTTGGCCAGTTCGCGGAGCTTGCGCAGCGCCTCGACCCCGTCCATGCCCGGCATCTTGACGTCCATGAGGACGACGTCCGGTTTCAACTTCTCGGCCTGCTCGACTCCTTCGGCGCCGTCCGACGCCTCGCCCACGACCTCGATGTCGTCCTGCACCTCGAGGAACGTACGCAGACCGCGGCGGACCACCTGGTGGTCGTCGACCAGCAGCACCCGGATTCCCGCCTTCGGGCCCGGCTTCGGATGGGACACAGCGTCAGCCACCGGGAACCTCCATCTCGATCGTCGTGCCCTTGCCGGGCTCCGATTCCACGGTCAGCCGTCCGCCGACCCCGCCGGCCCTGTCCCGCATGGAGACCAGGCCCAAGTGCCGCCCCGCGCGCCGGATCACGCGCGGGTCGAAGCCGCTGCCGTCGTCCGTCACGCGCAGCGCCGCGCCGGCTCCGCGCCGCGCCAGGGTGACGCGGACGTGCTCCGCGCCGGAGTGGCGCAAGGCATTGTGCAGCGCCTCCTGGGCGACGCGCAGCATCGCTTCCTCCTGGGACGCGGGCAGGGCGCGGACCGCGTGGCTCTCGAAGGTGACTTCGGCGGCGTGCGCGCGGTCGAGGACCTGCGTGTGCGTGCGCAGGGTGGCCACCAGGCCGTCCTCGTCCAGGGCCGCGGGGCGCAACTCCACGACAGCGGCGCGCAGTTCGTCCGCCGCCTCGGCCGCGAGGGCGGCCACCTGCTGGAGTTCGCCCTTGGCGCGCGAGGGGTCGCGGTCCACCAGGGCGGCCGCGGCCTGGGCCGTCAGGCGCAGTGAGAACAGCTTCTGGCTGACGGCGTCGTGCAGTTCGTGGGCGAGGCGCGAGCGCTCCTCGGCGATGGTCAGCTCGCGGCTGCGCTCGTAGAGCCGGGCGTTCGTGAGGGCGATCGCGGCGTGCTGGGCGAGGATCGTCAGGAGCTCTTCGTCGTCGGCGGTGAAGCCGCAACCGCCCTCAGGTTTGGGGCAGTTCTTGTTGGCGAGGAAGAGGGCGCCGAGTGTCTCGTCCCCGTACCGGATCGGCAGGCCCAGGAAGTCGGACATGTCCGGGTGGGCGGACGGCCAGCCCTCGAAGCGCGGGTCCTTGCGCACGTCGGCGAGGCGCTCCGGCTCGGCCTTGTGCAGCATGGAGGCGAGGATGCCGTGCTGACGGGGCAGCGGGCCGATGGCGCGCCACTGCTCGTCGCTGACGCCGTCGACGACGAACTGGGCGAACCCGCCGTGGTCGTCAGGAACGCCGAGCGCCGCGTACTCCGCGTCGAGCAGCTCGCGGGCCGAGGCGACGATCGTCTTGAGGACGTCGCGCACCTCGAGCTGCCTGCTCATGGCGAGAAGCGCGGAGCTCACCGCGTTCAGGCCGGACCGGGGACCTTGACTCATGGCCTCACCGTACCGGCGGGGTGTGACAGCGCGTATCGGACCTGTGGTGGCCGCCGCCTAGGGCTGTCGGCTTAGGCCCAAGGGCCCGCAGATGTTGCGGCCGGCGCACGAGGCGCCGGGAGCGGGCCCGTTCCTACCGTGGGGTCATCCGCTGGAGAGGCGGCCACAGGGCGACCTGAGGGGACGGATGTCATGCCGGTAGCGATCATCACGGGGGCTTCGAAAGGGCTGGGGCGCGCGCTGGGGGCGGCGCTCGCCGAGCGGGGGTGGGATCTGGTGCTCGACGCGAGGACGGCCGCCGTGCTCGACGAGGCGGCCCGCGAACTGGCGGGGCGCGGCGCGCGCGTGGAGGCCGTCCCCGGGGATGTCACGGACGCCGGGCACCGGGCGGATCTCGTGGCCGCGGCGCGGAAGCTGGGCGGTCTCGATCTGCTGGTGAACAACGCGAGCGCGCTGGGTGCGGAGCCTCTCGTACGCCTTGAGGAGCTCACGCTCGACGGGCTGCGGCAGGCGCTGGAGACCAATGTGGTGGCCGCGCTGGGGCTGATCCGCGAGGCGCTGCCTTTGCTGCGGGCCTCGGAGACGGGGGCCGTGGTCGACGTCAGCTCCGACGCGGCCGTCGAGGCGTACGAGACGTGGGGCGGTTACGGGGCTTCCAAGGCCGCCCTGGATCATCTGTCGGCGGTCCTCGCGGTGGAGGAGCCGGGGATCAGGGTGTGGGCGGTCGATCCCGGTGACATGCGGACCGATCTCTACGAAGCGGCCGTCCCGGAGGACGACGCCGCGGGGCGGCCGGCACCGGAGACAGTGGCGCCCGCTTTCCTGCGGTTGCTCGACGAGCGGCCGGCGAGCGGGCGGTACGCCGCCCCCTCCCTGCTGGACGCTCTCTCCTCTTTGGACGCGCTATGACGCTGGCCGTGCGGGTGCCGGACGAGCTGTCGGCGCGCGTCCCCGCCGAGCAGCGGGGCGAGGGCCTGGGCAGGGACGCGGTGCGGCTGCTCGTCTCGCGCGGGTCGGAGGTGTCGCATCACGCGTTCACCGAGTTGCCCGCGCTGCTGCGGGCCGGGGACGTGCTGATCGTGAACACCTCACAGACGCTGCCCGCCGCGGTCGACGCGGTCGCCGGGCACGCGCGCGTGGTGGTGCACTTCTCGACGCGGGGCGACGACGGCCGGTGGGCCGTGGAGGTGCGGGAGCCGGACGGCAGGGGCACCACGCGTCCGCGGGCGGGCGGGCCCGCGGATTCAGTCGTGCGGCTCCCCGGGGACGTACGCCTCGTCGTCGAGGAACCGCTGGCCCCGGGAAGCGGGCGTTTGTGGTGGGCCAGGGTGTCGGCCGACGTGCCCTCGCTGCTGCGGCGGCACGGGCGTCCCATCCGTTACTCCTACACGGAGAGGGACCAGCCGCTGTCCGCGCACCAGACCGTGTTCGCGCTGCCGTCGGCCGACGGGGCGGGCAGCGCGGAGATGCCGAGTGCGGCCCGGCCCTTCACCGCGGACCTGGTGGCCCGCCTGGTGAGCCGGGGTGTGCAGTTCGCACCGGTCACCCTGCATACGGGGGTGGCGTCCCCCGAGGCGCACGAGCCGCCGTATCCCGAGCTCTTCGAGGTGCCCGGGACTTCGGCGCGGCTGATCAACGCGGCCAGGGCGGGCGGCGGACGGGTGATCGCGGTCGGTACGACGGCGGTGCGCGCCGTCGAGTCGGCCGCGGGGCCCGGCGGGGTGGTCCGGGCGGCAGGGGGCCGTACGGAGCTCCTGGTGACGCCCGAGCGGGGCGTGGGTGTGGTGGACGGGCTGCTCACGGGGCTGCACGAGCCGCAGGCCTCGCATCTGCTGATGCTGGAGGCGATAGCGGGCCGGGCCGCTGTGGGCCGCGGTTATACGGAGGCGGTACGCCGTCTCTACCTGTGGCACGAGTTCGGCGACGTGCATCTCCTCCTTCCGGAGGAGTTTGCTCACACAGAGAATTGCTCTGGCAACTGTTGGTAAGGCTGTTACGTGTTCGATGTGAGCCCGCGCATAGGGCGCACGTCACGTACGAAGGTCCCTAGTGGTCAAGAAAGTCCGTTATCGGCTGGAGCGCGTTGCCGTCATAACGTACAAAGCACCCCCTGATCCACTATCCGGCTTCGTACGTCACTGCTTTGCCACAGAATTTTGCGGCCGCTAAGAATTGCATCCGTCGTTCGGCGCCGCGGTCTCGCACCGCGGCGTTTGTGCCGGATATGAACATGTCCCCGCCGGCCGGAACGACCTCCGCGATTCGAAGAGGTCCATCAGCATGTCCAAGCTCAGCACCCCTGGTCATAGTCGCCCCGCGCCGACCAAGACCCAGAAGTTCACGATCGCCGGTGTCGCCACGCTCGGCGCCGCCGCCCTCGCGTTCTCCCTCGTGCCGGGCAGCGCCGACGCCGGAACCGAGACCCAGAACGTCGAGGCCGCTCCGGTGGCCTTCAAGCAGAACGCCGACGCCCAGCAGGCCGTCGAGGCCGGTGTCATCAAGCAGCACACCGCCGTCGACAAGCAGGCCAAGGACGCCGCCGCCGCGAAGGCGAAGGCCCAGGCGGACGCCGCCGCGAAGAAGCGGGCCGCCGAGCAGGCCGCGGCCAAGAAGAAGGCCGAGGACGAGCGCAAGGCCAAGGAAGCCGCGAGCCGTGCCGCCGCGCGCAAGCCGGTCTACACCAACAACCTCGACGGCTGGATCCGCCAGTCCCTGGACATCATGAAGTCCAAGGGCATCCCCGGTTCCTACGAGGGCCTGCACCGCAACATCATCCGTGAGTCGGCGGGCGACCCGAACGCCAAGAACGGCTGGGACATCAACGCCATCAACGGCACCCCGTCCGTCGGCCTGCTGCAGGTCATCCAGCCCACGTTCGACGCCTACCACGTCCAGGGCACGTCCACGAACATCTACGACCCGGTCGCCAACATCACGGCCGCGGCCAACTACGCGGCCGACCGGTACGGCTCGATGGACAACGTGAACGGCGCCTACTGAGCCTGATCTCCTGATCAACGGACCTCTTCACCGAGGCTCGTCAGACGCCGAAGGGCGGCACCCCGCGCGGGGTGCCGCCCTTCTCGTCGTGTCCTAAGGCCCGCTACTTGCGCATGACCTCGGGCTCGTGGCGGCGCAGCAGCCGCGCGACCGCGAAGCCGCAGGCGATGCCGATCAGGAGCAGGATCGTGATGTTCATGCCCCACTGGCCCGCCGAGTGCTCCCACAGCGGGTCGAGGTCGCCCGGCTTCTTCGGGTCCCACGGCGGCATGAGGTGGGCGAGGTCCAGCGTGGCGCCCGCGCCGGCGATGGCCCAGCGCGAGGGCATCAGCCAGGCGAACTGCTCCAGGCCCGGCGAGCCGTAGACCTGGAAGAGCACGCCGGTGAAGACGACCTGGACGATCGCGAACATCACCAGGAGCGGCATGGTCTTCTCGGAGGTCTTCACCAGCGAGGAGATGACCAGGCCGAACATCATCGACGTGAAGCCCAGGGCGATGATGACCAGGCAGATCTCGACGGCCGGGGGCATGATCAGGCCCTCTTCCGGCATGTCGCGGGTCGCGAAGCCGATGCCGCAGATGATGACGCCCTGGAGGGCCGTGATCACGCCGAGGAC
This region includes:
- a CDS encoding SDR family oxidoreductase; protein product: MPVAIITGASKGLGRALGAALAERGWDLVLDARTAAVLDEAARELAGRGARVEAVPGDVTDAGHRADLVAAARKLGGLDLLVNNASALGAEPLVRLEELTLDGLRQALETNVVAALGLIREALPLLRASETGAVVDVSSDAAVEAYETWGGYGASKAALDHLSAVLAVEEPGIRVWAVDPGDMRTDLYEAAVPEDDAAGRPAPETVAPAFLRLLDERPASGRYAAPSLLDALSSLDAL
- the chpE gene encoding chaplin ChpE — translated: MKNLKKAAAVTMVAGGLVVAGAGLASATGGAHADGKAVKSPGVGSGNLVQAPVHIPVNAVGNTVSVIGALNPAFGNLGVNH
- a CDS encoding GAF domain-containing sensor histidine kinase, whose protein sequence is MSQGPRSGLNAVSSALLAMSRQLEVRDVLKTIVASARELLDAEYAALGVPDDHGGFAQFVVDGVSDEQWRAIGPLPRQHGILASMLHKAEPERLADVRKDPRFEGWPSAHPDMSDFLGLPIRYGDETLGALFLANKNCPKPEGGCGFTADDEELLTILAQHAAIALTNARLYERSRELTIAEERSRLAHELHDAVSQKLFSLRLTAQAAAALVDRDPSRAKGELQQVAALAAEAADELRAAVVELRPAALDEDGLVATLRTHTQVLDRAHAAEVTFESHAVRALPASQEEAMLRVAQEALHNALRHSGAEHVRVTLARRGAGAALRVTDDGSGFDPRVIRRAGRHLGLVSMRDRAGGVGGRLTVESEPGKGTTIEMEVPGG
- a CDS encoding response regulator transcription factor, yielding MADAVSHPKPGPKAGIRVLLVDDHQVVRRGLRTFLEVQDDIEVVGEASDGAEGVEQAEKLKPDVVLMDVKMPGMDGVEALRKLRELANPARVLIVTSFTEQRTVVPALRAGAAGYVYKDVDPDALAGAIRSVHAGHVLLQPEVAGALLSQEEANTGQGRGGSLTEREREVLGLIADGRSNREIARALVLSEKTVKTHVSNILMKLDLADRTQAALWAVRHGVTG
- a CDS encoding transglycosylase SLT domain-containing protein, producing MSKLSTPGHSRPAPTKTQKFTIAGVATLGAAALAFSLVPGSADAGTETQNVEAAPVAFKQNADAQQAVEAGVIKQHTAVDKQAKDAAAAKAKAQADAAAKKRAAEQAAAKKKAEDERKAKEAASRAAARKPVYTNNLDGWIRQSLDIMKSKGIPGSYEGLHRNIIRESAGDPNAKNGWDINAINGTPSVGLLQVIQPTFDAYHVQGTSTNIYDPVANITAAANYAADRYGSMDNVNGAY
- a CDS encoding S-adenosylmethionine:tRNA ribosyltransferase-isomerase, producing MTLAVRVPDELSARVPAEQRGEGLGRDAVRLLVSRGSEVSHHAFTELPALLRAGDVLIVNTSQTLPAAVDAVAGHARVVVHFSTRGDDGRWAVEVREPDGRGTTRPRAGGPADSVVRLPGDVRLVVEEPLAPGSGRLWWARVSADVPSLLRRHGRPIRYSYTERDQPLSAHQTVFALPSADGAGSAEMPSAARPFTADLVARLVSRGVQFAPVTLHTGVASPEAHEPPYPELFEVPGTSARLINAARAGGGRVIAVGTTAVRAVESAAGPGGVVRAAGGRTELLVTPERGVGVVDGLLTGLHEPQASHLLMLEAIAGRAAVGRGYTEAVRRLYLWHEFGDVHLLLPEEFAHTENCSGNCW